The Anastrepha ludens isolate Willacy chromosome X, idAnaLude1.1, whole genome shotgun sequence genome includes a window with the following:
- the LOC128869345 gene encoding sodium- and chloride-dependent GABA transporter 1-like, whose product MYIFQILDSYAVSGFCLLWLIFFECISISWCYGVDRFYEGIKDMIGYYPIVWWKFCWCVTTPLICLGVFFFNIIQWKPIKYLDYNYPWWAHAFGWFTALSSMLYIPAYMFWLRKRTPGDAGEKIRAIVRIDEDVTHLREKMQQEAAKKVELYTL is encoded by the exons ATGTACATATTCCAAATATTGGACTCGTATGCAGTAAGTGGATTCTGTTTACTATGGCTCATATTTTTCGAATGTATATCCATATCGTGGTGTTACGGAGTTGATCGTTTTTACGAAGGTATCAAAGATATGATCGGTTACTATCCCATCGTGTGGTGGAAGTTTTGTTGGTGTGTTACAACTCCTCTTATCTGTTTG GGAGTGTTCTTTTTTAACATCATACAATGGAAACCAATTAAATATTTGGATTACAATTATCCATGGTGGGCACACGCGTTCGGTTGGTTCACGGCGTTGTCGTCGATGCTTTACATACCAGCCTACATGTTTTGGTTGCGGAAGCGAACACCTGGCGATGCAGGCGAG aaAATCCGTGCGATTGTGCGAATAGACGAAGATGTTACACACCTCAGAGAAAAAATGCAGCAGGAAGCAGCTAAAAAAGTTGAGCTCTATACACTGTAG